ATGTTTGTATCCAAACTAATAGATGAAGCTTCTGGAGCATTGTTAATAAGTGCTAACAAACCTATATTAGCTGGGTCACTACTAGTAATTCCATTTAATACTAAATTCTTAAATTTATCCCAAGGAAAGTTAACACCTGGATCACTTCGCCTAGTAGGATCTAGTTTTGCGTGTGAAACTATATGTTTTAAGTTAGGGTATTTTTCCCAGCAATATCTAATTATTTGGGCTGTTATTTCAACTTGCCAATCAGAAAACTTATCGTTATTTTGTTGATTATTAACAACTTCTATCCCTAATGACCAGTGATTAACTCTAGTTTTTCCATCATTAACATCTGAATGGCTACAATCATTTCTTACATGCCAGGCTGCTCTTGCTTCTGGAGCGCAGGCCCAAACTAATTTTCCATGCTGGAGTTCATCTTCATCTGGTATTAGCCAATGAAATGATGCTTTTTTAGCCTTTATCACAGATATTGCCCCTTGAGAACTACTACCAGCGGTTGCATGTATTACTACAGCTTTTATTCCTAATATTGGATCTACTATTCTTTTTGATGTTGAAGCTTGCCAATATTGCTGGATTCCTGGATACCAGGCTTCTGGAAGTATTACATTACTTGGTCGACCTGTTGCTGGTAAATCAAATTGATAGTTTTTTGGTTGTGCCATAATTTTCCCTCTAGATTTTCTAAATTTTTGTGTTTATCTATCAATTGCTTATTTTTGTTATAAGACATAAGCTATACCGCTTAAGTATAAGTAAATAATATTATTAAAAGAATGTTTTTTCTAGTCAATCTGCTACTAATATTTGCTATCTTACTAAAAAGCCCCTATTATCTTAATAATTCTAAAAATCTTTTTAGGAGATTAAACTATAAATAATTTTAATATAGTAAAAGTTACTGTCTAAAAGTTAAGGAGATGTTTTTAAGTTGATGAAAAGATGGGTGTTAGTTTTTTTATTAGTAATGTTAGGTTATATAGAAGTATTTGCTCAAAGTGATTTAGAAATTTATAAAGATATTATTGTTCCTGGTTCAGGTGTAGCAGAAATTACTATTGGCACTCCATCAGAAACAGTATTTAGTATTTTAGGTAAAAAACCTGTTAGAAGAAGCACTTTTGAAGAAGAAAAACAAACTCTTTTAAGTAGAAAACTAAATCCTAAAAATGAATTGGTATTTTTCTTGGGATTTGATTATGTAGTAGAGTACGCTAGTTATGCTAATCGCACTTACTACCCTATATATACTATTTATTTTAAGGATGAAAAAGTAGTTTATATGATTTTGTCTTCTTATGGTTATGACCAAGAGAAATGCAAAAATTTTGGTATATCAAGCACTTTCTTTTTTGGTGATGGTAGAGAAAAAATGCAAACTACTTTGGGCCGCTCCTACATTAGCACTACATCATTATCTAAAGATTTGTTATTTGATTATTTTTCTAAAGGAATTAGTATATTTATGACCAAAAATCAAGTAAGAACTATGTACATTTATGCACCATTAGATAAAAGAACTCAAAGAAAATTTTTGGCTGGACGCTAATCTAATATGATATAAGCTGATACTTGCTTTAGTGTGGTCTTTGTAATAGTATGTAGAGCAACTAAGCTGAAATTAAAAATTGATTTTAAGGGTCGTTTTATTATCTTTTAAGGAGGATTTTGCTTTATGAATGCTACTACTGGTGATTTGTTAAAAATGGAATTAATGTCTAATAATCAAGAATTTAGAGACTTAGCAAAAGAACATCAAAGTTATGAAATACGTGTAGGCGAATTAGCCGCATTATTATATCCTAGTGAAGAAGAACGTTTAGAATTGGCGACAATAAAAAAGAAAAAACTCCAGGTTAAAGATAGAATGGAATCGATCCTACAAAACTATAAACGTAAAGCAGCTAGTCACTAAGCTAAACTAATAAAACAAGTGTTTTCAACAGGTTACAACCAAAACGGGGACAATCTTATTAAGGTAGTTCCCGTTTTTGATTATAGTATTAAAACTTTATAGTAAAAAAAATATGGCACAAGAAGCATATCCCTATATAATTTTCTTAGCATTATTAACTATAATGATTGCCTTTATGCAATTATATTTAATAGCAGCAATATTTTTTATTTTATTGCTGTTTGTGATTTATTTCTTTCGTGATCCAGAACGTAGTATTCCTGATGAAAAAGATATAGTTGTTGCTCCTGCTGATGGTCGTGTCACCAAAGTAGTAGCTATTAACCCAGAAATAGCAAATTCTCCAAATTTAATTAGTATTTTTCTTTCACCTCTTGATGTACACATTAACCGCTCTCCAATAGCAGGAAAAATAAGTGATATTAATTATGTAAAAGGTCGTTTTGTACCTGCTACCCGTGAAGATGCTTCACTAATTAATGAGCAAAATGTTATTACTATTGAAAATGGCTCTGTTAAAGTTATTATGAAACAAATTGCAGGTATTGTTGCCCGTCGATGTGTTTTGTGGAAAAAAACTGGAGAATCAGTAGATTTAGGTGAAAGATTAGGTTTAATTAAGTTTAGTTCTCGTACAGATTTAATTTTACCAGCAGAATTTAGGATTTTAATTAAAGCAGGCGATAAGTTAAAAGGTGGTGTAACCATCATTGGAAGGAAAAACTCTAATGGATAATAAATCTAAAGAAAAACCGCGGCGAGGCCCTGACCTACGTAAAGGCGTGTATATTGTCCCAAGTCTCCTTACTACTGCAAATATTTTTTGTGGCTTTTATTCTGTTCTAGAAGCCTTAAAAGGTTTTCAAAAAGTCGCTCTCAGTGCTTCATTAAAAAATGAAGTATTACAATCCCAAGCAATACATCATTTTGATTTAGCTGCAATGTGTATTGGTTTTTCTGTTTTATTTGATTTCCTAGATGGCCGTATTGCACGAATGGCTAATGCTACTAGTGAATTTGGCGTTGAACTAGATTCTTTAGCCGATGTGTTAAGTTTTGGAATTGCGCCTGCTGTTTTGGTCTATTCCTGGGCCTATAGCCCAATTGTTGAACTACAAAAAATTGGCTGGGCTGTTTCCTTTATGTTTTTAGTTTGTGGGGCATTACGTCTTGCACGCTTTAATGTTTTAGCTCGTAAACCTGTACAAGATAAATCTGTAAAAAAATACTTTGTTGGTATGCCAATCCCAGCAGGTGCAAGTTTAATTGCTGCTATAGTGCATTTTACCCCAGTACCTTTAATTATGCGTAAAGGCCAAATGGATCTATTTGGGTTTATAATTGACGCTAACTTTTTTAGTGTTTTACTAATGATTTTAACTGCTATCCTTGCTCTCCTAATGGTTAGTACAGTGCGCTATAATAATTTTAAAAGCACGTCTGATAAACCATCTATAAGCCGTAATCAAACCTTTTTGCTAATTGCTATAATGATTTTAGCTATTTACCAATGGTCACAGGTAGTTTTACTAGTAATGGCAACTTGTTATGTTTCTTTGGGGCCAGTAGCAAAAATTTTAAGCTTTTTCCGTCCACATTCTTCAACAGAAGATCCTTCAACAGGAAATGTTTCTTCTGATGTAAGTCTTAATCAACAATCTTAGGCAAAAATATGGGTAATAAAAATATTTTTCTTCTTTGGCAGATCGGCTAAGACCTAATCCAATTCGTCGTCTTTCTACTTTAATTAATCGTCCTGGAATTATTTCCTTTGCTGGTGGTGTTCCTCGCCCAGAAACTTTTCCTTACAATGAAATAGCAGAAATTTCTAGCCGCTTGGTCTATGAACGTGGTAGCGAAGTTTTGCAATATGGGGTCACTCGTGGCAATCGCCAACTAATTGAATACTTGGTTCAAGAAATGCAAAACCGCAAAGTTGAAACAAAAGCCGAGGAATTTATTCTTACTAGCGGCTCTCAACAAGGTTTAGACCTGGTTTCCCGCTTGCTAATAGACCCAGGCGATGTTGTGTTAGTTGAACTACCTAGCTATATTGGGGGCACCTACGCCTTAAATAATGCAGGTGCAGAACTTGTTGGCATTGAAATGGCTATGGACGGCCTAGAGCCAAGTATTGTAAAAGAAAAAGTTTTAGAACTTCGCAAACAAGGCCGCAAAGTTAAATTAATTTATACTATTCCAAATTTTCAAAATCCTTCTGGAATTACGCTATCTTTGCAAAAACGTAAAGACTTGCTAGCTTTGGCCTCAGAATTAGATTTACTAATCTTAGAAGATGATCCTTATGGAGAGCTTTATTTTTCTGCTCCTCCACCTCCACCAATAAAAAGTTTTGATAAAGAAGGACGAGTAATTTATTTAGGAAGCTTTTCAAAAGTTTTAACCCCAGGTCTTAGAACTGCTTGGATTGTTGCTAATAGTGAATTTGTTGCAAATATTGAATTAATCAAGGAATCTGCTGATCTTTGTTCTAGTATGCTAGATCAAGCTATTGTTGCTGAATGTGGAAGACAAGGTTTAATTAACAAGCGGCTTGGAGTTTTGCGAGAGTTTTATCAAATTCGTTGCCAATCAATGCTTCAAGCATTAAAAGAAAATGCTCCTGCTAATACCGTTTGGACACAACCCACAGGCGGTTTATTTGTTTGGGTAGAGCTTGCTAACCAAGAAATAGACACTACTAAGCTTTTAACTCAAGCTGTAGAAACAGGTGTGGCTTATGTGCCTGGTCAACCTTTTTATGTAAATGAAGGAAAGGCTAATAGTTTACGGCTAGCTTTTTCTAAAGAAACACCAGAACGTATTAGCCAGGGGATAAAAACCCTCTGTTCATTACTATAAATTTTTATGGGAACGCAAAATAGCGTTCCCAGTTACATTTAGAATTTATTGCAATGCTTTTTCAATTGCTGAAGTCAATTCTGCACTTTCTGGAGCAACGCCAGAATCATATTTAGCTACAACTTTTCCATTTTTATCTACTAAGAATTTATTAAAATTCCAAGCTACTTCAGCCGCTGAATCGGGATTAGTTGCTTTTTCTGTTAAGAATCTATAGAAAGGATGTTTGTCAGAACCTTTTACAGAAATTTTTGAGAATATTGGAAAAGTAACATTATATTTTGTACTACAGAAAGTTTTAATTTCTTCATTGCTACCAGGTTCTTGCCCACCAAAATTATTTGCTGGAAAACCTAAAACAACAAATCCTTTATCTTGATATTTGGTATAAACTTTTTGTAGACCTTCATATTGTGGAGTGTAACCACATTGACTAGCTACATTAACCAATAGCAAAACTTTACCTTTATATTCTTCCATTTTGACATCTTTACCATCAATTGACTTCATAGAAAAATCATAAATAGATTTTTCTGTTAAAGGTGGTAAATTAGCTTCTGCTGAAGAACAACCCATATTTACAGATAATGTTGCAAACATCATTACCATCATCATTATAGATATAAACAGTTTCATATTTTCTCCTAAGAAATTAGATTAAGATTAAAAATTAATATTATTAAATGATTTAGCAGCTTACTCATTGATTTTATAAGCCTCTGGTGCTGGTTTGACTGCACGAGCAAACCACAATGGACGACGTAAATTATTTGGCCCTGGTGCGGGACGAGTTTGAGCTAGCCATTCTTGATAAACTTGATGAGCTTTGGCTGTATCAACAAAAATATCTCCATAACGCTCATTTGGCAAGGGACGAGAGACTTTTACTTTTTGATGCCAGCAGTGCATTCCGCTTACTGGGTCAGGATGTACTGAAAAAGTCAAGTTTTGATGAACTCCAGCATCTTGCCACCAAATATGTTCAGATTCAGGATCCGCGCTAGTAAATGGTTCTATCGATTTCATTTGTCGCATAAACCATTGTGTAGGGTTAAGTTTAATTAAATCTACTAGAGCCGTTGACCAACGTTCTCCGCCTATTTTATCGCGTAGTCGCCAGCGTCCTAAATGGTGAGAACAAGCTATAACACCTGGTCTAATTGCTTCTGTCACCCAAACACGATTAATAAAAAGTCCTATTTCAGTCTCTACTTTTAATAAGTCACCGGTCTTAACGCCTACTCTAACGGCATCTTCTGTGTGTATCCAAATTGGATTACTATGAGAAATTTCATTTAACCATTTAGCATTGCCTGATCGAGTATGAATTAAAGTTGGAAGTCGAAATGTTGGTACTAGTACCATTTCATTAGCTTCTTGCTTAATATTTTGCCAATGTACATGACTACGTATATAACCAGGTAATGTATATTCTGCCCAATGCCAATCTTTCATGGTTTCAGAATAAAGTTCTAGTTTGCGGGATGGTGTAGGAAAACCGACTACGGCACTATCATTAATCTTTACGCCAATAGCAGCACCATTTTTTCTAATTATTCCTGTTGTTTCATCAACTTGGCTATCGGAAAACTCTGAACTTGAAAGCACTTTTTCATGTTTTTTATAAACATCTGTTTCTACTGAAAAAGCTCCATACTTACGCATATATGCTAAAGGTGTTAAATTTTCTGCTTGGGCTTTTTCTTTTAGACCTGGGACACTATTTTCAAAGATCCATTGGTAATATTCATCAACTGTTATTTTTTCACCTGGCCGATAAGGTGATTCAAAATAACGGCGGATTCCTAATGAGCCATCAGGGTCAATACGCCAGGAGAGTTCTAGCCAAAACTCATCTTCTTCCCAAACCTCGCCAGGGTTAGCTTGATAGGTAAACTCAAACTTTTCTCCAAGTTTTTGACGTGCGGTTTTTAGCACAGGTTGACGAAAACCTATCCAACTACCTGCATGAGTTTCTTGGCTCTGAATGTCGTGTCGTTCTGCACCAACCCCCATTGGCAAGACATAATCAGCAAACCAAGCTGTTTCACTCCAAACTGGACTAAGTGCAATATGCAGTCCTACTAAAGTTTCATCTAGTAAAGTTTCTAGCCAAGTTAACCCATCTGGATTTGTCCAAATTGGGTTATAAACTCTTGTAAAATAAACTGATAGCTTGCCTCGTCCAGATTTAAGAAAATGTGGTAGCAAAAAGCTTAATTCATGATGTGAAAGAGGATATTCTTTTGGATAAAGCATTTCATTCCACATTTTTTGTGGACTTGGTTTATTAGGTGGTGTAGGGACAAATTTATCCCAAGTATTAGGCGAAACTCCGCCCTTAGTCCCTATGCTACCAGTAAGAACATTTAAGAACTCTAAACAGCGTGACACTTGCC
The sequence above is drawn from the Blastocatellia bacterium genome and encodes:
- a CDS encoding N-acetylmuramoyl-L-alanine amidase, with the translated sequence MAQPKNYQFDLPATGRPSNVILPEAWYPGIQQYWQASTSKRIVDPILGIKAVVIHATAGSSSQGAISVIKAKKASFHWLIPDEDELQHGKLVWACAPEARAAWHVRNDCSHSDVNDGKTRVNHWSLGIEVVNNQQNNDKFSDWQVEITAQIIRYCWEKYPNLKHIVSHAKLDPTRRSDPGVNFPWDKFKNLVLNGITSSDPANIGLLALINNAPEASSISLDTNIEGCCEG
- a CDS encoding DUF465 domain-containing protein; this translates as MNATTGDLLKMELMSNNQEFRDLAKEHQSYEIRVGELAALLYPSEEERLELATIKKKKLQVKDRMESILQNYKRKAASH
- a CDS encoding phosphatidylserine decarboxylase, encoding MAQEAYPYIIFLALLTIMIAFMQLYLIAAIFFILLLFVIYFFRDPERSIPDEKDIVVAPADGRVTKVVAINPEIANSPNLISIFLSPLDVHINRSPIAGKISDINYVKGRFVPATREDASLINEQNVITIENGSVKVIMKQIAGIVARRCVLWKKTGESVDLGERLGLIKFSSRTDLILPAEFRILIKAGDKLKGGVTIIGRKNSNG
- the pssA gene encoding CDP-diacylglycerol--serine O-phosphatidyltransferase, producing the protein MDNKSKEKPRRGPDLRKGVYIVPSLLTTANIFCGFYSVLEALKGFQKVALSASLKNEVLQSQAIHHFDLAAMCIGFSVLFDFLDGRIARMANATSEFGVELDSLADVLSFGIAPAVLVYSWAYSPIVELQKIGWAVSFMFLVCGALRLARFNVLARKPVQDKSVKKYFVGMPIPAGASLIAAIVHFTPVPLIMRKGQMDLFGFIIDANFFSVLLMILTAILALLMVSTVRYNNFKSTSDKPSISRNQTFLLIAIMILAIYQWSQVVLLVMATCYVSLGPVAKILSFFRPHSSTEDPSTGNVSSDVSLNQQS
- a CDS encoding PLP-dependent aminotransferase family protein, yielding MADRLRPNPIRRLSTLINRPGIISFAGGVPRPETFPYNEIAEISSRLVYERGSEVLQYGVTRGNRQLIEYLVQEMQNRKVETKAEEFILTSGSQQGLDLVSRLLIDPGDVVLVELPSYIGGTYALNNAGAELVGIEMAMDGLEPSIVKEKVLELRKQGRKVKLIYTIPNFQNPSGITLSLQKRKDLLALASELDLLILEDDPYGELYFSAPPPPPIKSFDKEGRVIYLGSFSKVLTPGLRTAWIVANSEFVANIELIKESADLCSSMLDQAIVAECGRQGLINKRLGVLREFYQIRCQSMLQALKENAPANTVWTQPTGGLFVWVELANQEIDTTKLLTQAVETGVAYVPGQPFYVNEGKANSLRLAFSKETPERISQGIKTLCSLL
- a CDS encoding glutathione peroxidase, translating into MKLFISIMMMVMMFATLSVNMGCSSAEANLPPLTEKSIYDFSMKSIDGKDVKMEEYKGKVLLLVNVASQCGYTPQYEGLQKVYTKYQDKGFVVLGFPANNFGGQEPGSNEEIKTFCSTKYNVTFPIFSKISVKGSDKHPFYRFLTEKATNPDSAAEVAWNFNKFLVDKNGKVVAKYDSGVAPESAELTSAIEKALQ
- a CDS encoding molybdopterin-dependent oxidoreductase, whose translation is MFTFVKNLISRKAPRKDKIEPINKSGELSNFPPVDRWDDWTEYEAAEWPDRVARRYMLVPTICFNCEAACGLLAYIDKETMQIRKLEGNPVHPGSRGRNCAKGPATLSQINDPERILHPLKRVGQRGGGEWKRVSWDEVLTDIAGRIRQAFLDNRHNEVMYHVGRPGHDGYMDRVLQAWGIDGHNSHTNVCSGAARLGYALWQGSDRPSPDHANAKFILLLSSHLETGHYFNPHAQRIIEAKMAGAKIAVIDIRLSNTASMADYWLAPWPGTEAALLLAMAQVILAENLFNREFLERWVNWQEFMKAKYPERQANFDEFLAALKEHYQEFTPEFAEKETRVSAEMTRKIAREIAQAGEAFASHVWRNAASGNLGGWQVSRCLEFLNVLTGSIGTKGGVSPNTWDKFVPTPPNKPSPQKMWNEMLYPKEYPLSHHELSFLLPHFLKSGRGKLSVYFTRVYNPIWTNPDGLTWLETLLDETLVGLHIALSPVWSETAWFADYVLPMGVGAERHDIQSQETHAGSWIGFRQPVLKTARQKLGEKFEFTYQANPGEVWEEDEFWLELSWRIDPDGSLGIRRYFESPYRPGEKITVDEYYQWIFENSVPGLKEKAQAENLTPLAYMRKYGAFSVETDVYKKHEKVLSSSEFSDSQVDETTGIIRKNGAAIGVKINDSAVVGFPTPSRKLELYSETMKDWHWAEYTLPGYIRSHVHWQNIKQEANEMVLVPTFRLPTLIHTRSGNAKWLNEISHSNPIWIHTEDAVRVGVKTGDLLKVETEIGLFINRVWVTEAIRPGVIACSHHLGRWRLRDKIGGERWSTALVDLIKLNPTQWFMRQMKSIEPFTSADPESEHIWWQDAGVHQNLTFSVHPDPVSGMHCWHQKVKVSRPLPNERYGDIFVDTAKAHQVYQEWLAQTRPAPGPNNLRRPLWFARAVKPAPEAYKINE